The region GGCTATCGCCGTTATCGCTTACAGCTTGCCGAACAACAGCTGCGCGGCTCGTTGCCTTATGCGGTACGTAAGCCGATTTTTGGTTTGCTGGGAAAAGTCTACCCGAAAGCCGACTGGGCACCTCAGTTTCTGCGCGCCAAAACGACCTTTCAATCCCTCGCGATGAATCCGATTGAAGCCTATGGCAACACCATGTCGCGGCTGCGTCACGATCAAAGAAAGGCGCTGTTTAGTGCGCAATATAATAAGTCGCTTAACGGGTACTCAGGGCTAGAAATCATTAAACATCATGCGCAAAAATCGCCTACGGACGACCCGTTAAAACGCATTCAGTATCTGGATATCAAAACTTGGTTAGCCGGTGACATTCTCACTAAAATCGACCGCGCCAGCATGGCAAACTCGTTAGAAACCCGTGCTCCGCTGCTGGATCACAAATTGATCGAATGGGCTTATTCGATTGCCAACAGCTCAAATATCCATGGCAACCAAGGCAAATACGCGTTCAAAAAAGCCCTCGAACCTTACGTCGATGACAACATTTTGTATCGACCCAAAATGGGCTTTAGTATCCCGATTGCGCAATGGTTTCGTGGGCCATTACAAGAAAAGTTACACCACACCGTGCTCTCAGAACGCATGTTCGATAGCGGTTATTTCAAACCAGAAGCGCTGAAACAGCTAGTGAGCAGCCATATCAGTGGACGAAGTGATCATAGCGATGCGCTATGGTGTCTTTTGATGTTCGGTCAATTTTTAAATCGGCAGGCTTAGTGATGAAAATCCTCACAGTCACGACTCTTTTTCCCCATGTTAACAACCCCAAACATGGTGTTTTTATCGAAACCCGCTTAAGGCAGTTACGCCGTCAGTATCCCGATGTGGAGATTAAAGTGATCGCGCCGATCCCTTATTTCCCATTTAAGCATCCACTGTTTGGTGATTATGCTCAGTACGCCAACGCGCCCGATTGTGAAGTGCGGTTTGGCATGGAGGTGTATCATCCCCGCTATTTTGTAGTGCCCAAAATCGGCATGACACTCACACCGCAAACGCTGGCTCATACGGTATTACGCCAAGCCAAACGCTTGCTGGCAGAGGGCTTCGATTTCGACCTCATTGATGGTCACTATTTTTACCCTGATGGGGTGGCAATAGCCAAAGTTGCCAAACAGTTAAATAAACCTTTTACCGTGACAGCCCGAGGAACGGACATCAATTTGATCCCCGACTTTGCCAAACCAAGAAAGCAGATTCAGCAAGTGTTCTGGCAGGCAAACCACACCATGGCGGTGTGTGAAGCACTGCGTCAAAGCATGATCGATTTAGGTGCCGAGCCGACTCATGTGTCGACTTTGCGCAATGGGGTCGATCTCAATTTGTTTGCTTTTCAAGATGAGCACCAACAGCTGCTGCTACGGCAAAAGCTTGCGTTGCCTGAGCATTCGCCGGTCATCATCTCAACCGGTCATTTGATCGAAAGAAAAGGTCACCATTTGGTGATTGACGCCGTGCAATCTCTCACCGATGTCACCTTGCTCATCGCAGGCAGTGGCCCAGATGGTAAAGCGTTGGAGCGCCAAGTGCACAAAGCAGGCATGGCCCAACGCGTGCGGTTTTTGGGCAGTTTAAGCCAAACTGAATTAGCTGAATATTATGGCGCGGCGGATCTTTCAGTGCTTGCTTCAAGTCGCGAGGGTTGGGCCAACGTGCTATTAGAATCGATGGCTTGTGGCACGCCTGTGGTGGCAACCAATATTTGGGGAACCCCCGAAGTGGTGCAAACACCCGAGGCTGGCCGACTGGTTAAACGCACGGCCAATGATTTGCGCCAAGGCATTATTGACCTGTTGGACACCCTGCCAGTACGAAGCCAAACCCGAGCCTATGCCGAGCAATTTACTTGGCAAAGCACATCGGAGGCGCAGTATCGCATCTTCAATGCCATTGTGAATCATCAACCCGTTCCCGTGTTAACCGCTGAGACTGTGCAATGAAAATACTCTATCACCACCGCATCGCCTCTAAAGATGGACAGTATGTCCACGTGGAAGAGATCATTAATGCCCTGACTCGTCAGGGACATGAGGTCATTTTGGTCGCCCCACAGATAGCGCAAACCGCCGATTTTGGTAGCGACGGCGGTTGGATGTCGAAACTGCGCGCCATGTTGCCGAAAGGATTGTCTGAGTTGATGGAGTTTGGCTACGCATTCTTGGCGTTTTTTAAGCTCTGCATGGCGATTAAACGCCATCAACCCGATGCGATTTATGAACGGTATAACCTATTTCTGCCCGCTGGGATTTGGGCGAAGACCCTATTTCGCTTACCGCTGGTACTTGAGGTGAACTCACCGCTGTATGATGAACGCAAGAAATATGGCGGCATCGCACTCGAGAAATTTGCCAAGTGGACCGAGTATTATGCTTGGCGTCACGCCGACCACGTATTACCCGTTACTGACGTGTTGGCGCACTATATTGAGCAAGCTGGTGTGCCGCGCGAACGTATTACCGTAGTGCCCAATGGCATCGACCCAACTCGCTTTGGCACTCACTCGCCTATCCTTCGTGATGCCAAGTTTGCCAACAAACGTGTAATTGGTTTTGTTGGCTTTTGTCGTGAATGGCACCACCTTGACCAAGTGCTGGATCTGATTGCGCAGCAAAATAATCCAGACCTCATGTTACTCATCATTGGTGATGGGCCGGTTATCGAGGCGCTTAAGCAGCAAGCTAAACAACTCAATATGGAAGATAATTTTCACAGCACCGGGCTTGTTGAACGAGATGAAATGCCCTATTGGTTGGCGCAATTTGATATTGCCCTGCAACCGGCCGTTACCCCGTGGGCTTCGCCACTTAAAGTGCTGGAATATATGGTCAGTGGCAAAGCCATCATCGCTCCCAACACACCCAATATTCGCGAACTGCTGACCGATCAACACAACGCGCTATTGTTTGACGACCAATGCCCAGAAGCCTCCCTACTCGCCTGTTTAGAAACCCTCATCCAATCACCGCAGTTAATGCAACAGCTAGGCAATGCAGCGCAAAAAACCATTGAACAGCGCCAGCTAACCTGGGATTCCAACGCCGCCACCATCGTCCATTTACTGGCTGCCCATGCGGGCAAATCGTCTTATGCGCAATAATCTTTGCGATGTGGAGTCAAACGAAAACCAACGCCTCATTTGAGGTGTTGGTTTTTTAGTGGTTTAGTGGTGCAATCTGTTATTGCTACCTAGATTAATTTTTAACCGTTTCAACCTCGAACAAGAGCGATTTAAGCTTGGCTCGAATGCGAAAATCTTTGGTCATACTCTATCCTTGCGATGAGTTTTGATTAATCACGATACCAGAATACGTTCACACCCCTAGCGCAAAATTATGCAGGGCTTGTCCAGTTAAGCGATAGATTCTCCACTCAGATTGTTCTTCTGCACCGATGTGATGATAGAAATCTATAGCTGGCTGATTCCAATATAAAACTGACCATTCAAAGCGACCGCATCCTTTTTGAATAGCTTTATTAGCTAGTGTTTTCATTAGTAATTTCCCCGCACCAGAAGAACGGTAGGACGGAGTCACGTACAAATCTTCGAGATAAAGGCCATTTTTCCCCAACCAGGTGGAGTAATTATAAAAATATACCGCGTAGCCTACAGGGCAGTTATCAACCTCACAGATAATAGCCTTTGCCGTAGAATGATCACTAAACAAGCTTGAAACAATATCTTCTTCAGTTGCGTTCACACAATGTAGCGCTTCTTCATATTCAGCTAACTCTTTAATAAAATTCAAAATAACTCTTGCATCGGTAGATTTTGCTGATCGGATATTCATTATATTTTAGGGCCTTATGTACTGTAATGTTCGCAGTATACTGATTGACTTGATATGATTTAAGTGCATTGTTTGCATCATTAACCTGTATCGTATTCATGATGAAATTTGAAAACATCGACCTGAATCTAATGAAGGTCTTCTACTACATCTACAAAACACAATCTGTTCACCAGGCTGCTGAGAAACTTAGCCTAAGCCAGTCTGCATGCAGCCACAGTCTTTCTCGATTGAGAGAACGTCTCAATGATGAATTATTTATTCGCATTAGTGGCAGAATGATACCAACCAAACAAGCAGAACTACTCGCCGAATCCATTCTTCCAGCAATCGACTTATTATATTCAGGACTTAAAAGTGCCATTCCTTTTAATCCAAGTTTTGGTCAGCATCACTTTGTGATTTCCGGTTACGACTTTAGCGCCTGGTGTCTAATGCCCAAGTTAACGGCTCATCTAGCCAAATATTTTCCTAATATCAGTGTGCGATTTGTACAAAGTGGAGAGCAAATACCAGCGAAGCAACTTGAGTCAGGGGAAATTGATATCTCACTTGGTTTTGATCATGAAACTGAACAATCAAATCATATAGGGAATGCAATCTGGTTGTACGGAAAATATAGTATTGCGATGGACAGCCGACATGAAGTGTTGAGAAGCAATGTCTCACTGGGGCTAGAGGAATTTCTAAATTATCCTCATATCCTCGTCACACCCTGGAACGAACAACGCGGTATTGTTGACTCTACTCTTGGTAAGTTAAACAAGAAAAGAAATGTCGCCATTACATTGCCAAGTGTTCTTAGTGCTCCTTACTTACTCAAAA is a window of Vibrio porteresiae DSM 19223 DNA encoding:
- a CDS encoding glycosyltransferase family 4 protein, translated to MKILTVTTLFPHVNNPKHGVFIETRLRQLRRQYPDVEIKVIAPIPYFPFKHPLFGDYAQYANAPDCEVRFGMEVYHPRYFVVPKIGMTLTPQTLAHTVLRQAKRLLAEGFDFDLIDGHYFYPDGVAIAKVAKQLNKPFTVTARGTDINLIPDFAKPRKQIQQVFWQANHTMAVCEALRQSMIDLGAEPTHVSTLRNGVDLNLFAFQDEHQQLLLRQKLALPEHSPVIISTGHLIERKGHHLVIDAVQSLTDVTLLIAGSGPDGKALERQVHKAGMAQRVRFLGSLSQTELAEYYGAADLSVLASSREGWANVLLESMACGTPVVATNIWGTPEVVQTPEAGRLVKRTANDLRQGIIDLLDTLPVRSQTRAYAEQFTWQSTSEAQYRIFNAIVNHQPVPVLTAETVQ
- a CDS encoding glycosyltransferase family 4 protein is translated as MKILYHHRIASKDGQYVHVEEIINALTRQGHEVILVAPQIAQTADFGSDGGWMSKLRAMLPKGLSELMEFGYAFLAFFKLCMAIKRHQPDAIYERYNLFLPAGIWAKTLFRLPLVLEVNSPLYDERKKYGGIALEKFAKWTEYYAWRHADHVLPVTDVLAHYIEQAGVPRERITVVPNGIDPTRFGTHSPILRDAKFANKRVIGFVGFCREWHHLDQVLDLIAQQNNPDLMLLIIGDGPVIEALKQQAKQLNMEDNFHSTGLVERDEMPYWLAQFDIALQPAVTPWASPLKVLEYMVSGKAIIAPNTPNIRELLTDQHNALLFDDQCPEASLLACLETLIQSPQLMQQLGNAAQKTIEQRQLTWDSNAATIVHLLAAHAGKSSYAQ
- a CDS encoding GNAT family N-acetyltransferase gives rise to the protein MNIRSAKSTDARVILNFIKELAEYEEALHCVNATEEDIVSSLFSDHSTAKAIICEVDNCPVGYAVYFYNYSTWLGKNGLYLEDLYVTPSYRSSGAGKLLMKTLANKAIQKGCGRFEWSVLYWNQPAIDFYHHIGAEEQSEWRIYRLTGQALHNFALGV
- a CDS encoding LysR family transcriptional regulator, with the translated sequence MMKFENIDLNLMKVFYYIYKTQSVHQAAEKLSLSQSACSHSLSRLRERLNDELFIRISGRMIPTKQAELLAESILPAIDLLYSGLKSAIPFNPSFGQHHFVISGYDFSAWCLMPKLTAHLAKYFPNISVRFVQSGEQIPAKQLESGEIDISLGFDHETEQSNHIGNAIWLYGKYSIAMDSRHEVLRSNVSLGLEEFLNYPHILVTPWNEQRGIVDSTLGKLNKKRNVAITLPSVLSAPYLLKNTDYFLAIPEIYIKTLADTLQLTYVDPPFPIPDYQIKLYWHKVRETEPKVNWLIKLLLSLSGS